TTCAGCTCAGCAAATCGTCAGCAGATATTCACGGATCTTGATGATGAGATCCCTCCTCTTCCAGATATTCCCCTGGTTGATCCATCAATGGGGGATGGAGGCTCGCAGCAGGTCCTGGTAGATAATGTGTCTGATAATGAAGTGCCGCTTGTCCAAGATCCAGCACCACAGCCAGTGGTAAAGTCCGTGGAAGAGCCCGTGGAAAAGCTCTTGGCAGAGTCTGTGGAAAAGCTCACCATCATAGACCCTCCACCTCCCATCCGTGCGTCTCCGCATGCTGGGTCCCCGCGTGCTTCTCCTGTCGCCTATCCAGCGGCCGACCCCTGTCTGGTACGTTCATCGCCTATAGAGCCGACCCCGCCAGTATCAGGGACTCCGGAAGCGACTCCGCCCATCATGGTCCCCAGCCCAAATGCCCCTCCAACGCGTGCACCAGGGTATGATGAACCAATGATACTCAATAATACATCCTCCGTCTCAAACCTCGGCGAGGGCAAGGCCGTACAACCGAACTTAACCGAATCAAGCCCTGCACCTCTCCAAAGACACAGCGAACCCCCCATGGCGGCGGCCACGGCCCCTGATGAGCCTCCTACCCAACCTGCAAGACCATTGGCAACTCCACCTCCGCCACACGCTACTCAGGAGCAACGTACACCTGCAAAACACATATCCCCTGCGACTCCAACCAAGAAGAAATCGTTCCTGGCCCGGCTGTTCTCCAGGAAGCACGCAACGGACTCGCACACAAGCAAGTGAACGCCCAACACAATTAtagttttttcttaaaaacGATTCCAGTTCTGTGTATTAATAGTTTTTACTCCTTTTAGCGCTCGTTATTTAATCTCTTATTTGTTAGTTTCCCCTTTTTATTAAAACGTTTTGTATCTCACTAATTGAACTTTGAACTTCTCCTATCTCAAAATACACATTTCTTAAAACTCgtttctattattatacagAAGATATAAAATCCCAATTACTTACTCTTGCAAGACTTGCAACTGCCTCTCAGAGACCCAATAAGCtttagaaataaaaaaaataaaactacAAAACGGCAGCGGCaaccccccccccccccatGGACGACAACTCCATGTTCTTACAACTCTTGCGACGCCTTCGCAGCCTTGGCAGACTTCTTGGGCAACAAATTGGCATGGATGTTTGGCAAAACACCACCCTGTGCAATCGTGACATTGCCCAACAACTTGTTCAACTCATCGTCGTTCCTGATGGCCAACTGTAGATGTCTGGGGATGATTCTCGTCTTCTTGTTATCCCTGGCAGCATTACCGGCCAACTCCAAAATTTCAGCGGCCAAATACTCCAACACAGCGGTTAAATAGACAGGCGCACCGGAACCGATTCTCTGCGCATAGTTGCCCTTTCTCAAGAGCCTGTGCACCCTACCGACGGGGAACGTTAGACCGGCCTTGGCCGATCTCGACTGCGACGCCTTTGCTGTAGAGCCTGCTTTTCCACCTTTTCCTGACATGTCTGctgtgtgtgtgtgtgtgtgtgtgttaCGTTGTGTACGTTGTCCAACACTTGCAACAACAGCACCCACGGTTCAGAACAGAACGCCCTCTTATATACAAATCAACGCCACCGGCATGCCCCAGACCACCCAGTCCGCCGGTGGTCTGGGGAGCCCACCCAGTCCTGGCAGGAAGCAGGCACACAAAATGGTGGCACACAGTGCCTCCTGTGCTCACAGCTTCGTGCACCGTGCGAAATAACTGGCACCCTGGACTCGCAACGCTCGACGAAGCGGCGATGCCGTTTTTCAATCGACCGACGGATTCCAGCTTACTATGGTGCAGCGGCCTGCTTGCCCGATGGGGCAATTCTGCCCAAGGCGCGCGGCCAAATCTCGCCTCAGCGTACTGGGCGTTACGCGTGGCCACGCGTAACGCCCAGCACGCTGCCCCCTTGCCTCCTCCAGGTTGGAAAAGGAGCGCCAGGGCCCCAAATGGCCATTTGGGGTTTCTTGCAAGGaaaaactatataaacaagCCATGGTCATCCACAAACGTCTCCAGGAGGCAGCTGCAGACGGCGGGTAGAGCAACAAGTTTGGTTCATcgttttcatcaacaagctttttcaacaagtcTTCTCTCTCACTGTTTGGCAAGGTCCGCAAATATAGCATAAAAAATGTCGTCCAAAGCATCCAAAGCACCCGCCTCCAAGGCACCAGCTGAGAAGAAACCAGCAGCCAAGAAGACGTCGTCCTCCGGCGATGTGTCGAAGAAGAGAACCAAGACCAGAAAGGAGACGTACTCGTCGTATATCTACAAGGTGTTGAAGCAGACGCACCCGGACACCGGGATTTCGCAGAAGTCCATGTCGATTTTGAACTCGTTTGTCAACGACATCTTTGAGCGGATCGCGTCAGAGGCGTCCAAGTTGGCTGCGTACAACAAGAAGTCGACCATCTCAGCCAGGGAGATTCAGACCGCGGTGCGGTTGATTTTGCCCGGTGAGTTGGCCAAGCACGCGGTGTCTGAGGGCACGCGTGCGGTGACCAAGTACTCGTCGTCCACACAGGCGTAGGGGGTTAGTTAGTCTGGGTTTGTAAGTGTACTGTATGATAATTCTGAATTCTGAGCGGCGACAGTGCGCCGTGCACGGCGACGTGCACGGCAGGATGCCATTCTGGTGTAACCGGGATGGCATGGGGATGGTTGGGCACAATGGTGTGCGCGGCCAATCAGACGGCGGCGCGTAATTTGGCGCGCGCTGATAGGCCCGCCGCAGATCATGCGGCACGGCTCTGAGATTCAAAACCCTTTCACAAACGTTCTCTATTTAATAAAGGCAACTTCACCACCAAAATCTCTCCAAAATACAAGGAAAATACAACGAGAGAACCCAGGAACTTGAAGCATCGGTATCATATCCAGGCTCCATAGATCGTGTACTATTCTAGTTCAACAAGGTTTAGTTTAGGCAGGCTAGCGAGGGTTTTTTTATCAGGCAGAATTGTTCTTCGGCCACCCACCGCCCcctttgaataatttattggtttttggttttgctGGGAAATAGACGCATAAAACACAAAtacaacatatatatatatactataaTAGCGGGATATAACGGGGCTACCCAAgttcaaaacaacaaatagAAAGGAGATTGTTTGCTGGTGTGACAAGGCAGACGgcagaaaaaaaaaggatgtCGATTGTTGCTTTGAAGAACGCGGTTGCCGGTATGGTTGCCAAGGGCAAGAGCAAGGTTTCTTCTGCGCAGACGCCGTTGTTGCGGAATGACGAGGTGCTGGATGGCGGCAACTATGGGGCGGCGACGGCGGTGGATCGGGAATCTGGGCTGTTTGGAGGCAAGCATCTCGGGGACGGGGAGGGCGACAGTGGTAAGGGAGGGATATTGGGAAAGATTGATCCTCGAATGATGTCCGATTTGATCATTGGTCTAAGTGATGGTCTTACGGTGCCCTTTGCGTTGACTGCGGGTTTGTCTTCTTTAGGGGATGCCAAGTTGGTTATAACCGGTGGGTTTGCGGAATTGATTTCGGGGTCCATTTCGATGGGTCTCGGTGGATACTTGGGGGCCCAGTCGGAGTCAGATTACTATCGCTCGGAGGTGAAGCAGGAAAAACGCAAGTTTTATAACAATACACAGTTGATTAATCATGAAATAGAGGATATCCTTCTGGAAATCAATCCGTCCTTTTCGGACGAGACGATCGTATCCTTCATCAAAGATTTGCAGAGGGATCCCGAGTTGATGGTGgatttcatcatcaagtTTGGTCGTGGGTTGGAGGAGCCGGCAGAAAATAGACAGTTGGTTTCTGCGCTCACGATTGGCGGTGGCTATTTCGTCGGTGGGTTTATTCCACTATTTCCTTATTTCTTTGTTCAACAGGTTGGCACGGGGTTGTTGCTCTCTATCATATTGATGGCGGCGACTTTATTCTGGTTTGGGTTTTTCAAGACCCAGGTATCCATGAATGAGAGCTGTACGTTGAATAAGAAATGCTCAGAGGGTGTTCAGATGATGGCTGTAGGGGGTATAGCAGCAGCTTCTGCGTGGTTCTTTGTTAAATTGCTCGGTTGACTTTCAACCAACATAATATGATGTGGAGATGTATGGTACacattttttgttgataagAGAGAAAGAGGACTATAGAAGTAGTTTTCAGCATAAGAATTAACGTTGGGGAGGAAATGGAAGACACAAATACTACCTACTGCACTACTAAAATAACgactactactactacaacaacaataacacTAAAGTTCTATATATTCAACATGTATCTTAttctatttattatttattatttattatttatttattattaaaaacattACGACTACAGAACACTTCCACAAAACATCTTGCTTATTCACTTGCGATGGCGTACAACATGGATGTAGACGAAAAACGTTAGCCCCACCGCttcattaaaatataaGATGGGGATGCAAACTAAAGGCCAACCTAAGTTTTTTTTGGTCTTATAGTTTTCATGTATGTAAAAATTATACAGCCACTGTGGTATGTTATCTACCTATCTTCCAGAATAGTCTTGAACGTCTCAAGATCAAACATATCACCTCCATCTTTCAATACATTTGCCAGCATTACCAAGGATTTATTTGTAAAATCGGGTGCGTTCCTTAACTGGTTCACATCTTCACCGAAGTGTTCAAATAgcatattcaaatattcatttttaagCGACCCTAGACTTTTTCCAGATGCATTCGATGCCATAGCAAGATTCGTTTCGCCTGTGtttataatatcattaacTGCTTTCAGATCAACGTTATTCGTGTTATGAAACACATGCCTGCTCGATAGTTCTGTTTTCGTCAGTTGAATATTGTTCAATGACGATCGAGTACTGTCGTCTAACTTCTCCGCAGTAAAGccatcctttttttcatttgcCGCAATTGTTAGCTCTGTATCTGATAGCTCAATATTATCTTCCTTCTCTTCAGACTCAGGATCGTTATCGCTAGAagatgcttcttcttctgatgatgatgacgacgacgatAGTGATTCGACATCGGACTCTAATtgtgttcttcttttcttcctCCGCTTGGACTTCTTTTTGCCCGCTGAATCGCCTCTTACAATGTTACTGATATCTGCTTGCGACATCCTTGTCAATTTAAACCATTCAATAGATATATGCAGTCTTAACAGAAACAATATTATTAGAATTtacatattataataataatcgCAGAAGCTAATTACTATACTTTCCCGAGAAATTCATCTCATCGCCGCCAGGAtggaaaaaaaaaggaaaaatgaaaaatgaaaaatctCACCAAATCGTCCACAACGAGATTACATCAGCGACGCTATCATTAAATACACATATATTGTATTACTAAAGTATATTTACAGTATTTTATCCATCTCCATTAGAGCATAATCCAAGATATAACTCTGTTCTACCAATGAATCAACTCTAGAATAATGTCTTTCGGTGTACGGGATCAGGGCATCGATTACTTGAACTACGCCGGGAATCTCACTCAGTTGAACGATATTATGCTCTCTCATAATACACTTGATTACCAACTGAGCAACTGTGTAGGTTTTTGCATTTGTATTCCAATCTCTGCACCTCTTGAGCAGCCTTAAAAGTTGCTCGTCATCCAAGGTGCCAATGATGTGGTCTAATTCTGCGCTAAAGACGTGATTATCATCACTTTCTTTAGTCTCATCTCTACCAGAGATGCTACTTTTTAATACATTATATAGTCGCATGGGATGATCCAAGGTCATTGCCAACAAGAATGCATTTACCCAATCTCCTTTGGATAAATAATTTTGTAATGATTGTTCTTGCTCAACTTTTAGtctcttcttttccaaatccTGTTCATGCTCTTCTTCACTATTATCCTTCCAAAATTGGAACAGACCATCCGCATCTGCTGTCACAAACCTGTCACCATCATCTGCAACCTCCAATGCCCATATTCTATTATCATGAGCGTCTAAAGTTCTAAGACATTCACCAGTGCTACAGTCCCAGATTTTCACTAGCCCATCTGCACCACAACTAACAAGCTGTTTGTTCTTATTGATGAATGAAATACGCTGTACAGCGTTGGTATGGCCTTCTAACGTTGCTTTAATGTTATAATTTTCTAAGGACCAAATTTTAATAGTCTTATCGCCGGAACAAGTTGCAATTAGCTTGTCATGCTGACAGAATGAAACATCCCACAAACCACGTTTGTGATTTGCCAACGTAGCCACTAATTCTCCAGTAACTAGATCCCAAATTTTGCAAGTTTTGTCGTAGGAAGCGGTCGCAAATATGGAATCGTTTGGAGAGATACTTAATGCatttatatctttttcgTGTGCCCTCCTAGTATACTCACTTGTTTTGACCACTGGTATTTCATCTTCTGTTGGATTTTGGGTTGGTTTTGGAACTTTCCACTTTTTAACAGTCATATCTGTAGAGGAACTGAGCAAAAAGTTAGGAAAATGTTGATCC
This region of Eremothecium cymbalariae DBVPG#7215 chromosome 4, complete sequence genomic DNA includes:
- the HTA1 gene encoding histone H2A (similar to Ashbya gossypii AGR184W - AEL003C); amino-acid sequence: MSGKGGKAGSTAKASQSRSAKAGLTFPVGRVHRLLRKGNYAQRIGSGAPVYLTAVLEYLAAEILELAGNAARDNKKTRIIPRHLQLAIRNDDELNKLLGNVTIAQGGVLPNIHANLLPKKSAKAAKASQEL
- the HTB1 gene encoding histone H2B (similar to Ashbya gossypii AGR183C - AEL002W); this encodes MSSKASKAPASKAPAEKKPAAKKTSSSGDVSKKRTKTRKETYSSYIYKVLKQTHPDTGISQKSMSILNSFVNDIFERIASEASKLAAYNKKSTISAREIQTAVRLILPGELAKHAVSEGTRAVTKYSSSTQA
- the CCC1 gene encoding Ccc1p (similar to Ashbya gossypii AGR182C), whose product is MSIVALKNAVAGMVAKGKSKVSSAQTPLLRNDEVLDGGNYGAATAVDRESGLFGGKHLGDGEGDSGKGGILGKIDPRMMSDLIIGLSDGLTVPFALTAGLSSLGDAKLVITGGFAELISGSISMGLGGYLGAQSESDYYRSEVKQEKRKFYNNTQLINHEIEDILLEINPSFSDETIVSFIKDLQRDPELMVDFIIKFGRGLEEPAENRQLVSALTIGGGYFVGGFIPLFPYFFVQQVGTGLLLSIILMAATLFWFGFFKTQVSMNESCTLNKKCSEGVQMMAVGGIAAASAWFFVKLLG
- the RSA3 gene encoding Rsa3p (similar to Ashbya gossypii AGR181W); translated protein: MSQADISNIVRGDSAGKKKSKRRKKRRTQLESDVESLSSSSSSSEEEASSSDNDPESEEKEDNIELSDTELTIAANEKKDGFTAEKLDDSTRSSLNNIQLTKTELSSRHVFHNTNNVDLKAVNDIINTGETNLAMASNASGKSLGSLKNEYLNMLFEHFGEDVNQLRNAPDFTNKSLVMLANVLKDGGDMFDLETFKTILEDR